DNA from Algisphaera agarilytica:
GGCGACCTCGCGGTGGACGGCCAGCACGAACTGACCCAGCTCGCCACGACCGCCGACCGCGAACTGGACGAGGCCCTGCCCGAACCCGACCCGGACCAAGACGACTTCAACGACCTCGAACCCGTGAAAGAATTGTTGCTGGACGCGGCCGTGGCCGTGATCCGACACCGCCGTGAAACCCACACCCAGCAGCTGCGTCAAAAACTGACGCAAGACAACAACGCTCCCCCCGGAGATGCCCCCGGCAACGCCCCGGCGGACGACTCGAACCGGCAAGCCGAACTGCTCCGCCAATACGTCGAGTCCCGCAAAGCCAACCCGTCGCCCGGCCGCATCGCCCGACTCTGACCCCGAGTGGTCTGCCCGCCAACCGCCAGACCAGACCACCAAAACCAGACCAGCTTTAGACCACAACCTGACCAAACCCACCGCACCTTTCCCCGCAATCACCGTCTTTGTTTAAAGAGAGACCCTGCCCTTGATGCTTGACCCCCTGAATCCCGCCGTCCTCGAACTGATCGCCGCTGGCCAAAAGCACGGCGTCATCAGCTTTGATCAGCTCAACGCGCTGCTCCCGGACAACTACGTCGACCCCGACAAGCTCGACGAGCTGTTGGTGCTGTTCGAACGGCTCGAGATCACCCTCGTGGACCCCAAGCACATCCCCGCCGCTGCGATGCCGAGCAACGTGGTCGCCGCCGCGACCGCGATCGGTGAGACCCCCGAGCCGCCCAAGTCCAAGGCTGCGCAAGAAGCCGAGGAAGCCAAAGCCGCCGAGCAAGCCAAGGCCGAGACCGAAGTGGTCGAAGGCGAGGAAAGTGAAGAAAGCGAAGAAGGCGAAGGCGACGATGAAGACGCCGAAGGCGAAGAGCTGCTCACCCAGGAGCAGGCCAAGGCCGAGATCGCCAAGGCCCTGTCGGAGTCCGGCCACAAGCGGATCGACGACCCCGTCCGCATGTACCTCACCCAGATGGGCGAGATCAGCCTGCTGACCCGCGACGAAGAAATCCGTCTGGCCAAGAAGATCGAGACCTGCCGGTACCTGTTCCGCCGCCTCGTGCTGCAGAACGACTACTCGGTCAAGACCTGCGTCGAGACGCTGGAAATGGTCCACGAAGGCGACCTGCCGTTCGACCGGACCATGAAGATCAGCACCGCTGAGGAAGACGCCAAGGGCAAGATCGCCGCGCGGATTCCGAACAACCTCAAAACCATCAAGCGGATGCTCGACCTCAACCGTGCCGACTGGGACGCCCTCGAAGCGCCCGGCCGGATGAGCAAGACCGAAACCAACGCGATCCACGACCGCCTGGCCACCCGCCGCCGCAAGATGACCACGCTCATCGAAGAGCTGAGCCTGCGGACGAGCAAGGTCCAGCCGATGCTCAAGAAGCTGCGTTCGATCGTCAAGAAGATGACCGACCTGCAGAAGACCCTGGCCAAGGCCG
Protein-coding regions in this window:
- the rpoD gene encoding RNA polymerase sigma factor RpoD, which codes for MLDPLNPAVLELIAAGQKHGVISFDQLNALLPDNYVDPDKLDELLVLFERLEITLVDPKHIPAAAMPSNVVAAATAIGETPEPPKSKAAQEAEEAKAAEQAKAETEVVEGEESEESEEGEGDDEDAEGEELLTQEQAKAEIAKALSESGHKRIDDPVRMYLTQMGEISLLTRDEEIRLAKKIETCRYLFRRLVLQNDYSVKTCVETLEMVHEGDLPFDRTMKISTAEEDAKGKIAARIPNNLKTIKRMLDLNRADWDALEAPGRMSKTETNAIHDRLATRRRKMTTLIEELSLRTSKVQPMLKKLRSIVKKMTDLQKTLAKAEEYPDRYDPEDVMVMREEISGLRSLVLCEPEELKQMVTDVTTVFDEYEEAKRDLSGGNLRLVVSIAKKYRNRGLSFLDIIQEGNTGLMRAVDKYEYKRGYKFSTYATWWIRQAITRAIADHARTIRIPVHMIETMSKLRNIAKNLLQDLGREPTIEEIAEAAKMPVVEARRVMKISRHPISLDRPVGESEDSYFGDFIEDESASNPSESATSDMLRSRIEQVLKTLTYREREIIKLRYGIGDGYTYTLEEVGRIFKVTRERVRQVEAKAIRKLQHPVRSRKLVGFVDGDGEFE